A window of Syngnathoides biaculeatus isolate LvHL_M chromosome 9, ASM1980259v1, whole genome shotgun sequence contains these coding sequences:
- the rbm47 gene encoding RNA-binding protein 47 isoform X2, whose product MRRRQKPHLSLAVFVRMTAEDSASPSAMSTNTAPSKPGKPGAAPHRAVLGHISIPEGVAGAPNEAALVALMERSGYGMVQENGQRKYGPPPAWNGPSPPRGCEIFVGKIPRDVYEDELVPVFESVGRIYEMRLMMDFDGKNRGYAFVMYTEKHEAKRAVRELNNYEVRPGRLLGVCSSVDNCRLFIGGIPKTKKREEILEEVSKVTEGVLDVIVYASAADKMKNRGFAFVEYESHRAAAMARRKLMPGRIQLWGHQIAVDWAEPEIDVDEDVMETVKILYVRNLMMETSEETIKQVFSQWNPGCVERVKKIRDYAFVHFASRDDAVLAMDQLNGTEVEGSCVEVTLAKPVDKEQYSRQKASKGVSAAPETPQQNFVYQCDPYTLAYYGYPYSTLVGPNRDYFVKGASLIQHNGTVRGRGRAATGNRTPGPRGSYLGGYSAGRGIYSRYHEGKTKLPEKSYELMPSLELAASVNPVAIKPGTMALPTLAGQYPVFGAAPAAKLMEEGKVHAVEHLLNPLAMQHPEHAAAPAAAVLPVSTPPPFQGRPITPVYAVAHNVPRIQAAGGLYGAGYVPVANYAANTAALAALQKNATYGGYAGYAVPQAFPAAAFQLPVHDVYQY is encoded by the exons GCCACACCTCTCATTGGCTGTTTTTGTCAGAATGACAGCCGAAGATTCAGCTTCCCCTTCAGCTATGAGCACCAACACCGCCCCCTCCAAGCCCGGCAAACCCGGCGCCGCACCCCACCGCGCCGTCCTGGGACACATCAGCATTCCCGAGGGCGTCGCGGGCGCTCCCAACGAGGCGGCGCTGGTGGCCCTGATGGAACGCAGCGGCTACGGGATGGTCCAGGAAAACGGCCAACGCAAATACGGGCCCCCTCCCGCTTGGAACGGCCCGTCTCCCCCGCGGGGATGTGAGATCTTCGTGGGCAAGATCCCGAGAGACGTTTACGAGGACGAGCTGGTGCCCGTCTTCGAGTCCGTGGGACGCATCTACGAGATGCGCCTGATGATGGACTTTGACGGCAAGAACCGAGGCTACGCCTTCGTGATGTACACCGAGAAGCACGAGGCCAAACGGGCCGTGCGGGAGCTCAACAACTACGAGGTGCGGCCCGGGCGACTCCTCGGGGTCTGCTCCTCTGTGGACAACTGCCGTCTTTTCATCGGCGGCATCCCCAAGACCAAAAAGCGCGAGGAGATTCTGGAGGAGGTCTCCAAAGTGACGGAGGGCGTGTTGGACGTGATCGTCTACGCCAGCGCCGCAGACAAGATGAAGAACCGCGGCTTCGCCTTCGTGGAGTACGAGTCGCACCGCGCGGCCGCCATGGCCCGCCGGAAACTGATGCCCGGGCGCATTCAGCTGTGGGGTCACCAGATCGCGGTGGACTGGGCGGAGCCGGAAATCGACGTCGATGAAGATGTCATGGAGACGGTGAAAATTCTCTACGTCAGGAATCTCATGATGGAGACCAGCGAGGAAACCATTAAGCAG GTGTTCAGTCAGTGGAACCCGGGCTGCGTGGAGCGAGTGAAGAAAATCCGCGACTACGCCTTCGTTCACTTTGCGTCCCGCGACGACGCCGTGCTGGCCATGGACCAACTGAACGGGACGGAGGTGGAGGGCTCCTGCGTCGAGGTCACGCTCGCCAAGCCGGTCGACAAAGAGCAGTACTCCCGCCAGAAGGCCTCCAAGGGGGTTTCCGCTGCTCCAGAAACTCCGCAGCAGAACTTTGTCTACCAGTGCGACCCTTACACTTTGGCCTACTACGGTTATCCCTACAGCACACTCGTCGGACCCAACAGGGACTACTTTGTCAAAG GAGCCTCATTGATACAGCACAATG GTACCGTGCGAGGTCGTGGTCGCGCCGCCACAGGTAACCGGACCCCCGGTCCTCGGGGCTCGTACCTGGGGGGTTACTCTGCCGGTCGTGGCATCTACAGCCGCTACCACGAGGGTAAGACCAAGCTGCCCGAAAAGTCCTATGAACTGATGCCCAGTCTGGAGCTCGCTGCCTCCGTCAACCCGGTTGCCATCAAACCAGGCACAA TGGCCTTGCCGACCCTGGCCGGCCAGTACCCGGTGTTCGGCGCCGCCCCCGCTGCCAAGCTGATGGAGGAGGGCAAGGTCCACGCGGTGGAGCATCTTCTTAACCCCCTGGCCATGCAACACCCCGAACACGCCGCGgctcccgccgccgccgtcctgcCGGTTTCCACTCCGCCGCCTTTTCAG GGTCGTCCGATCACTCCCGTCTACGCCGTGGCGCACAACGTGCCGCGCATCCAAGCGGCCGGCGGCCTGTACGGCGCGGGATACGTCCCCGTGGCGAACTACGCGGCCAACACGGCCGCTCTGGCCGCGCTGCAGAAGAACGCGACCTACGGAGGCTACGCCGGCTACGCCGTGCCGCAGGCCTTCCCGGCCGCGGCCTTCCAGTTGCCCGTGCACGACGTCTACCAGTACTGA
- the rbm47 gene encoding RNA-binding protein 47 isoform X4: MRRRQKPHLSLAVFVRMTAEDSASPSAMSTNTAPSKPGKPGAAPHRAVLGHISIPEGVAGAPNEAALVALMERSGYGMVQENGQRKYGPPPAWNGPSPPRGCEIFVGKIPRDVYEDELVPVFESVGRIYEMRLMMDFDGKNRGYAFVMYTEKHEAKRAVRELNNYEVRPGRLLGVCSSVDNCRLFIGGIPKTKKREEILEEVSKVTEGVLDVIVYASAADKMKNRGFAFVEYESHRAAAMARRKLMPGRIQLWGHQIAVDWAEPEIDVDEDVMETVKILYVRNLMMETSEETIKQVFSQWNPGCVERVKKIRDYAFVHFASRDDAVLAMDQLNGTEVEGSCVEVTLAKPVDKEQYSRQKASKGVSAAPETPQQNFVYQCDPYTLAYYGYPYSTLVGPNRDYFVKGTVRGRGRAATGNRTPGPRGSYLGGYSAGRGIYSRYHEGKTKLPEKSYELMPSLELAASVNPVAIKPGTMALPTLAGQYPVFGAAPAAKLMEEGKVHAVEHLLNPLAMQHPEHAAAPAAAVLPVSTPPPFQGRPITPVYAVAHNVPRIQAAGGLYGAGYVPVANYAANTAALAALQKNATYGGYAGYAVPQAFPAAAFQLPVHDVYQY, translated from the exons GCCACACCTCTCATTGGCTGTTTTTGTCAGAATGACAGCCGAAGATTCAGCTTCCCCTTCAGCTATGAGCACCAACACCGCCCCCTCCAAGCCCGGCAAACCCGGCGCCGCACCCCACCGCGCCGTCCTGGGACACATCAGCATTCCCGAGGGCGTCGCGGGCGCTCCCAACGAGGCGGCGCTGGTGGCCCTGATGGAACGCAGCGGCTACGGGATGGTCCAGGAAAACGGCCAACGCAAATACGGGCCCCCTCCCGCTTGGAACGGCCCGTCTCCCCCGCGGGGATGTGAGATCTTCGTGGGCAAGATCCCGAGAGACGTTTACGAGGACGAGCTGGTGCCCGTCTTCGAGTCCGTGGGACGCATCTACGAGATGCGCCTGATGATGGACTTTGACGGCAAGAACCGAGGCTACGCCTTCGTGATGTACACCGAGAAGCACGAGGCCAAACGGGCCGTGCGGGAGCTCAACAACTACGAGGTGCGGCCCGGGCGACTCCTCGGGGTCTGCTCCTCTGTGGACAACTGCCGTCTTTTCATCGGCGGCATCCCCAAGACCAAAAAGCGCGAGGAGATTCTGGAGGAGGTCTCCAAAGTGACGGAGGGCGTGTTGGACGTGATCGTCTACGCCAGCGCCGCAGACAAGATGAAGAACCGCGGCTTCGCCTTCGTGGAGTACGAGTCGCACCGCGCGGCCGCCATGGCCCGCCGGAAACTGATGCCCGGGCGCATTCAGCTGTGGGGTCACCAGATCGCGGTGGACTGGGCGGAGCCGGAAATCGACGTCGATGAAGATGTCATGGAGACGGTGAAAATTCTCTACGTCAGGAATCTCATGATGGAGACCAGCGAGGAAACCATTAAGCAG GTGTTCAGTCAGTGGAACCCGGGCTGCGTGGAGCGAGTGAAGAAAATCCGCGACTACGCCTTCGTTCACTTTGCGTCCCGCGACGACGCCGTGCTGGCCATGGACCAACTGAACGGGACGGAGGTGGAGGGCTCCTGCGTCGAGGTCACGCTCGCCAAGCCGGTCGACAAAGAGCAGTACTCCCGCCAGAAGGCCTCCAAGGGGGTTTCCGCTGCTCCAGAAACTCCGCAGCAGAACTTTGTCTACCAGTGCGACCCTTACACTTTGGCCTACTACGGTTATCCCTACAGCACACTCGTCGGACCCAACAGGGACTACTTTGTCAAAG GTACCGTGCGAGGTCGTGGTCGCGCCGCCACAGGTAACCGGACCCCCGGTCCTCGGGGCTCGTACCTGGGGGGTTACTCTGCCGGTCGTGGCATCTACAGCCGCTACCACGAGGGTAAGACCAAGCTGCCCGAAAAGTCCTATGAACTGATGCCCAGTCTGGAGCTCGCTGCCTCCGTCAACCCGGTTGCCATCAAACCAGGCACAA TGGCCTTGCCGACCCTGGCCGGCCAGTACCCGGTGTTCGGCGCCGCCCCCGCTGCCAAGCTGATGGAGGAGGGCAAGGTCCACGCGGTGGAGCATCTTCTTAACCCCCTGGCCATGCAACACCCCGAACACGCCGCGgctcccgccgccgccgtcctgcCGGTTTCCACTCCGCCGCCTTTTCAG GGTCGTCCGATCACTCCCGTCTACGCCGTGGCGCACAACGTGCCGCGCATCCAAGCGGCCGGCGGCCTGTACGGCGCGGGATACGTCCCCGTGGCGAACTACGCGGCCAACACGGCCGCTCTGGCCGCGCTGCAGAAGAACGCGACCTACGGAGGCTACGCCGGCTACGCCGTGCCGCAGGCCTTCCCGGCCGCGGCCTTCCAGTTGCCCGTGCACGACGTCTACCAGTACTGA
- the rbm47 gene encoding RNA-binding protein 47 isoform X6, which produces MRRRQKPHLSLAVFVRMTAEDSASPSAMSTNTAPSKPGKPGAAPHRAVLGHISIPEGVAGAPNEAALVALMERSGYGMVQENGQRKYGPPPAWNGPSPPRGCEIFVGKIPRDVYEDELVPVFESVGRIYEMRLMMDFDGKNRGYAFVMYTEKHEAKRAVRELNNYEVRPGRLLGVCSSVDNCRLFIGGIPKTKKREEILEEVSKVTEGVLDVIVYASAADKMKNRGFAFVEYESHRAAAMARRKLMPGRIQLWGHQIAVDWAEPEIDVDEDVMETVKILYVRNLMMETSEETIKQVFSQWNPGCVERVKKIRDYAFVHFASRDDAVLAMDQLNGTEVEGSCVEVTLAKPVDKEQYSRQKASKGVSAAPETPQQNFVYQCDPYTLAYYGYPYSTLVGPNRDYFVKGASLIQHNAGTVRGRGRAATGNRTPGPRGSYLGGYSAGRGIYSRYHEVALPTLAGQYPVFGAAPAAKLMEEGKVHAVEHLLNPLAMQHPEHAAAPAAAVLPVSTPPPFQGRPITPVYAVAHNVPRIQAAGGLYGAGYVPVANYAANTAALAALQKNATYGGYAGYAVPQAFPAAAFQLPVHDVYQY; this is translated from the exons GCCACACCTCTCATTGGCTGTTTTTGTCAGAATGACAGCCGAAGATTCAGCTTCCCCTTCAGCTATGAGCACCAACACCGCCCCCTCCAAGCCCGGCAAACCCGGCGCCGCACCCCACCGCGCCGTCCTGGGACACATCAGCATTCCCGAGGGCGTCGCGGGCGCTCCCAACGAGGCGGCGCTGGTGGCCCTGATGGAACGCAGCGGCTACGGGATGGTCCAGGAAAACGGCCAACGCAAATACGGGCCCCCTCCCGCTTGGAACGGCCCGTCTCCCCCGCGGGGATGTGAGATCTTCGTGGGCAAGATCCCGAGAGACGTTTACGAGGACGAGCTGGTGCCCGTCTTCGAGTCCGTGGGACGCATCTACGAGATGCGCCTGATGATGGACTTTGACGGCAAGAACCGAGGCTACGCCTTCGTGATGTACACCGAGAAGCACGAGGCCAAACGGGCCGTGCGGGAGCTCAACAACTACGAGGTGCGGCCCGGGCGACTCCTCGGGGTCTGCTCCTCTGTGGACAACTGCCGTCTTTTCATCGGCGGCATCCCCAAGACCAAAAAGCGCGAGGAGATTCTGGAGGAGGTCTCCAAAGTGACGGAGGGCGTGTTGGACGTGATCGTCTACGCCAGCGCCGCAGACAAGATGAAGAACCGCGGCTTCGCCTTCGTGGAGTACGAGTCGCACCGCGCGGCCGCCATGGCCCGCCGGAAACTGATGCCCGGGCGCATTCAGCTGTGGGGTCACCAGATCGCGGTGGACTGGGCGGAGCCGGAAATCGACGTCGATGAAGATGTCATGGAGACGGTGAAAATTCTCTACGTCAGGAATCTCATGATGGAGACCAGCGAGGAAACCATTAAGCAG GTGTTCAGTCAGTGGAACCCGGGCTGCGTGGAGCGAGTGAAGAAAATCCGCGACTACGCCTTCGTTCACTTTGCGTCCCGCGACGACGCCGTGCTGGCCATGGACCAACTGAACGGGACGGAGGTGGAGGGCTCCTGCGTCGAGGTCACGCTCGCCAAGCCGGTCGACAAAGAGCAGTACTCCCGCCAGAAGGCCTCCAAGGGGGTTTCCGCTGCTCCAGAAACTCCGCAGCAGAACTTTGTCTACCAGTGCGACCCTTACACTTTGGCCTACTACGGTTATCCCTACAGCACACTCGTCGGACCCAACAGGGACTACTTTGTCAAAG GAGCCTCATTGATACAGCACAATG CAGGTACCGTGCGAGGTCGTGGTCGCGCCGCCACAGGTAACCGGACCCCCGGTCCTCGGGGCTCGTACCTGGGGGGTTACTCTGCCGGTCGTGGCATCTACAGCCGCTACCACGAGG TGGCCTTGCCGACCCTGGCCGGCCAGTACCCGGTGTTCGGCGCCGCCCCCGCTGCCAAGCTGATGGAGGAGGGCAAGGTCCACGCGGTGGAGCATCTTCTTAACCCCCTGGCCATGCAACACCCCGAACACGCCGCGgctcccgccgccgccgtcctgcCGGTTTCCACTCCGCCGCCTTTTCAG GGTCGTCCGATCACTCCCGTCTACGCCGTGGCGCACAACGTGCCGCGCATCCAAGCGGCCGGCGGCCTGTACGGCGCGGGATACGTCCCCGTGGCGAACTACGCGGCCAACACGGCCGCTCTGGCCGCGCTGCAGAAGAACGCGACCTACGGAGGCTACGCCGGCTACGCCGTGCCGCAGGCCTTCCCGGCCGCGGCCTTCCAGTTGCCCGTGCACGACGTCTACCAGTACTGA
- the rbm47 gene encoding RNA-binding protein 47 isoform X9 — MRRRQKPHLSLAVFVRMTAEDSASPSAMSTNTAPSKPGKPGAAPHRAVLGHISIPEGVAGAPNEAALVALMERSGYGMVQENGQRKYGPPPAWNGPSPPRGCEIFVGKIPRDVYEDELVPVFESVGRIYEMRLMMDFDGKNRGYAFVMYTEKHEAKRAVRELNNYEVRPGRLLGVCSSVDNCRLFIGGIPKTKKREEILEEVSKVTEGVLDVIVYASAADKMKNRGFAFVEYESHRAAAMARRKLMPGRIQLWGHQIAVDWAEPEIDVDEDVMETVKILYVRNLMMETSEETIKQVFSQWNPGCVERVKKIRDYAFVHFASRDDAVLAMDQLNGTEVEGSCVEVTLAKPVDKEQYSRQKASKGVSAAPETPQQNFVYQCDPYTLAYYGYPYSTLVGPNRDYFVKGASLIQHNVALPTLAGQYPVFGAAPAAKLMEEGKVHAVEHLLNPLAMQHPEHAAAPAAAVLPVSTPPPFQGRPITPVYAVAHNVPRIQAAGGLYGAGYVPVANYAANTAALAALQKNATYGGYAGYAVPQAFPAAAFQLPVHDVYQY; from the exons GCCACACCTCTCATTGGCTGTTTTTGTCAGAATGACAGCCGAAGATTCAGCTTCCCCTTCAGCTATGAGCACCAACACCGCCCCCTCCAAGCCCGGCAAACCCGGCGCCGCACCCCACCGCGCCGTCCTGGGACACATCAGCATTCCCGAGGGCGTCGCGGGCGCTCCCAACGAGGCGGCGCTGGTGGCCCTGATGGAACGCAGCGGCTACGGGATGGTCCAGGAAAACGGCCAACGCAAATACGGGCCCCCTCCCGCTTGGAACGGCCCGTCTCCCCCGCGGGGATGTGAGATCTTCGTGGGCAAGATCCCGAGAGACGTTTACGAGGACGAGCTGGTGCCCGTCTTCGAGTCCGTGGGACGCATCTACGAGATGCGCCTGATGATGGACTTTGACGGCAAGAACCGAGGCTACGCCTTCGTGATGTACACCGAGAAGCACGAGGCCAAACGGGCCGTGCGGGAGCTCAACAACTACGAGGTGCGGCCCGGGCGACTCCTCGGGGTCTGCTCCTCTGTGGACAACTGCCGTCTTTTCATCGGCGGCATCCCCAAGACCAAAAAGCGCGAGGAGATTCTGGAGGAGGTCTCCAAAGTGACGGAGGGCGTGTTGGACGTGATCGTCTACGCCAGCGCCGCAGACAAGATGAAGAACCGCGGCTTCGCCTTCGTGGAGTACGAGTCGCACCGCGCGGCCGCCATGGCCCGCCGGAAACTGATGCCCGGGCGCATTCAGCTGTGGGGTCACCAGATCGCGGTGGACTGGGCGGAGCCGGAAATCGACGTCGATGAAGATGTCATGGAGACGGTGAAAATTCTCTACGTCAGGAATCTCATGATGGAGACCAGCGAGGAAACCATTAAGCAG GTGTTCAGTCAGTGGAACCCGGGCTGCGTGGAGCGAGTGAAGAAAATCCGCGACTACGCCTTCGTTCACTTTGCGTCCCGCGACGACGCCGTGCTGGCCATGGACCAACTGAACGGGACGGAGGTGGAGGGCTCCTGCGTCGAGGTCACGCTCGCCAAGCCGGTCGACAAAGAGCAGTACTCCCGCCAGAAGGCCTCCAAGGGGGTTTCCGCTGCTCCAGAAACTCCGCAGCAGAACTTTGTCTACCAGTGCGACCCTTACACTTTGGCCTACTACGGTTATCCCTACAGCACACTCGTCGGACCCAACAGGGACTACTTTGTCAAAG GAGCCTCATTGATACAGCACAATG TGGCCTTGCCGACCCTGGCCGGCCAGTACCCGGTGTTCGGCGCCGCCCCCGCTGCCAAGCTGATGGAGGAGGGCAAGGTCCACGCGGTGGAGCATCTTCTTAACCCCCTGGCCATGCAACACCCCGAACACGCCGCGgctcccgccgccgccgtcctgcCGGTTTCCACTCCGCCGCCTTTTCAG GGTCGTCCGATCACTCCCGTCTACGCCGTGGCGCACAACGTGCCGCGCATCCAAGCGGCCGGCGGCCTGTACGGCGCGGGATACGTCCCCGTGGCGAACTACGCGGCCAACACGGCCGCTCTGGCCGCGCTGCAGAAGAACGCGACCTACGGAGGCTACGCCGGCTACGCCGTGCCGCAGGCCTTCCCGGCCGCGGCCTTCCAGTTGCCCGTGCACGACGTCTACCAGTACTGA
- the rbm47 gene encoding RNA-binding protein 47 isoform X8 has translation MRRRQKPHLSLAVFVRMTAEDSASPSAMSTNTAPSKPGKPGAAPHRAVLGHISIPEGVAGAPNEAALVALMERSGYGMVQENGQRKYGPPPAWNGPSPPRGCEIFVGKIPRDVYEDELVPVFESVGRIYEMRLMMDFDGKNRGYAFVMYTEKHEAKRAVRELNNYEVRPGRLLGVCSSVDNCRLFIGGIPKTKKREEILEEVSKVTEGVLDVIVYASAADKMKNRGFAFVEYESHRAAAMARRKLMPGRIQLWGHQIAVDWAEPEIDVDEDVMETVKILYVRNLMMETSEETIKQVFSQWNPGCVERVKKIRDYAFVHFASRDDAVLAMDQLNGTEVEGSCVEVTLAKPVDKEQYSRQKASKGVSAAPETPQQNFVYQCDPYTLAYYGYPYSTLVGPNRDYFVKGTVRGRGRAATGNRTPGPRGSYLGGYSAGRGIYSRYHEVALPTLAGQYPVFGAAPAAKLMEEGKVHAVEHLLNPLAMQHPEHAAAPAAAVLPVSTPPPFQGRPITPVYAVAHNVPRIQAAGGLYGAGYVPVANYAANTAALAALQKNATYGGYAGYAVPQAFPAAAFQLPVHDVYQY, from the exons GCCACACCTCTCATTGGCTGTTTTTGTCAGAATGACAGCCGAAGATTCAGCTTCCCCTTCAGCTATGAGCACCAACACCGCCCCCTCCAAGCCCGGCAAACCCGGCGCCGCACCCCACCGCGCCGTCCTGGGACACATCAGCATTCCCGAGGGCGTCGCGGGCGCTCCCAACGAGGCGGCGCTGGTGGCCCTGATGGAACGCAGCGGCTACGGGATGGTCCAGGAAAACGGCCAACGCAAATACGGGCCCCCTCCCGCTTGGAACGGCCCGTCTCCCCCGCGGGGATGTGAGATCTTCGTGGGCAAGATCCCGAGAGACGTTTACGAGGACGAGCTGGTGCCCGTCTTCGAGTCCGTGGGACGCATCTACGAGATGCGCCTGATGATGGACTTTGACGGCAAGAACCGAGGCTACGCCTTCGTGATGTACACCGAGAAGCACGAGGCCAAACGGGCCGTGCGGGAGCTCAACAACTACGAGGTGCGGCCCGGGCGACTCCTCGGGGTCTGCTCCTCTGTGGACAACTGCCGTCTTTTCATCGGCGGCATCCCCAAGACCAAAAAGCGCGAGGAGATTCTGGAGGAGGTCTCCAAAGTGACGGAGGGCGTGTTGGACGTGATCGTCTACGCCAGCGCCGCAGACAAGATGAAGAACCGCGGCTTCGCCTTCGTGGAGTACGAGTCGCACCGCGCGGCCGCCATGGCCCGCCGGAAACTGATGCCCGGGCGCATTCAGCTGTGGGGTCACCAGATCGCGGTGGACTGGGCGGAGCCGGAAATCGACGTCGATGAAGATGTCATGGAGACGGTGAAAATTCTCTACGTCAGGAATCTCATGATGGAGACCAGCGAGGAAACCATTAAGCAG GTGTTCAGTCAGTGGAACCCGGGCTGCGTGGAGCGAGTGAAGAAAATCCGCGACTACGCCTTCGTTCACTTTGCGTCCCGCGACGACGCCGTGCTGGCCATGGACCAACTGAACGGGACGGAGGTGGAGGGCTCCTGCGTCGAGGTCACGCTCGCCAAGCCGGTCGACAAAGAGCAGTACTCCCGCCAGAAGGCCTCCAAGGGGGTTTCCGCTGCTCCAGAAACTCCGCAGCAGAACTTTGTCTACCAGTGCGACCCTTACACTTTGGCCTACTACGGTTATCCCTACAGCACACTCGTCGGACCCAACAGGGACTACTTTGTCAAAG GTACCGTGCGAGGTCGTGGTCGCGCCGCCACAGGTAACCGGACCCCCGGTCCTCGGGGCTCGTACCTGGGGGGTTACTCTGCCGGTCGTGGCATCTACAGCCGCTACCACGAGG TGGCCTTGCCGACCCTGGCCGGCCAGTACCCGGTGTTCGGCGCCGCCCCCGCTGCCAAGCTGATGGAGGAGGGCAAGGTCCACGCGGTGGAGCATCTTCTTAACCCCCTGGCCATGCAACACCCCGAACACGCCGCGgctcccgccgccgccgtcctgcCGGTTTCCACTCCGCCGCCTTTTCAG GGTCGTCCGATCACTCCCGTCTACGCCGTGGCGCACAACGTGCCGCGCATCCAAGCGGCCGGCGGCCTGTACGGCGCGGGATACGTCCCCGTGGCGAACTACGCGGCCAACACGGCCGCTCTGGCCGCGCTGCAGAAGAACGCGACCTACGGAGGCTACGCCGGCTACGCCGTGCCGCAGGCCTTCCCGGCCGCGGCCTTCCAGTTGCCCGTGCACGACGTCTACCAGTACTGA
- the rbm47 gene encoding RNA-binding protein 47 isoform X3, translated as MRRRQKPHLSLAVFVRMTAEDSASPSAMSTNTAPSKPGKPGAAPHRAVLGHISIPEGVAGAPNEAALVALMERSGYGMVQENGQRKYGPPPAWNGPSPPRGCEIFVGKIPRDVYEDELVPVFESVGRIYEMRLMMDFDGKNRGYAFVMYTEKHEAKRAVRELNNYEVRPGRLLGVCSSVDNCRLFIGGIPKTKKREEILEEVSKVTEGVLDVIVYASAADKMKNRGFAFVEYESHRAAAMARRKLMPGRIQLWGHQIAVDWAEPEIDVDEDVMETVKILYVRNLMMETSEETIKQVFSQWNPGCVERVKKIRDYAFVHFASRDDAVLAMDQLNGTEVEGSCVEVTLAKPVDKEQYSRQKASKGVSAAPETPQQNFVYQCDPYTLAYYGYPYSTLVGPNRDYFVKAGTVRGRGRAATGNRTPGPRGSYLGGYSAGRGIYSRYHEGKTKLPEKSYELMPSLELAASVNPVAIKPGTMALPTLAGQYPVFGAAPAAKLMEEGKVHAVEHLLNPLAMQHPEHAAAPAAAVLPVSTPPPFQGRPITPVYAVAHNVPRIQAAGGLYGAGYVPVANYAANTAALAALQKNATYGGYAGYAVPQAFPAAAFQLPVHDVYQY; from the exons GCCACACCTCTCATTGGCTGTTTTTGTCAGAATGACAGCCGAAGATTCAGCTTCCCCTTCAGCTATGAGCACCAACACCGCCCCCTCCAAGCCCGGCAAACCCGGCGCCGCACCCCACCGCGCCGTCCTGGGACACATCAGCATTCCCGAGGGCGTCGCGGGCGCTCCCAACGAGGCGGCGCTGGTGGCCCTGATGGAACGCAGCGGCTACGGGATGGTCCAGGAAAACGGCCAACGCAAATACGGGCCCCCTCCCGCTTGGAACGGCCCGTCTCCCCCGCGGGGATGTGAGATCTTCGTGGGCAAGATCCCGAGAGACGTTTACGAGGACGAGCTGGTGCCCGTCTTCGAGTCCGTGGGACGCATCTACGAGATGCGCCTGATGATGGACTTTGACGGCAAGAACCGAGGCTACGCCTTCGTGATGTACACCGAGAAGCACGAGGCCAAACGGGCCGTGCGGGAGCTCAACAACTACGAGGTGCGGCCCGGGCGACTCCTCGGGGTCTGCTCCTCTGTGGACAACTGCCGTCTTTTCATCGGCGGCATCCCCAAGACCAAAAAGCGCGAGGAGATTCTGGAGGAGGTCTCCAAAGTGACGGAGGGCGTGTTGGACGTGATCGTCTACGCCAGCGCCGCAGACAAGATGAAGAACCGCGGCTTCGCCTTCGTGGAGTACGAGTCGCACCGCGCGGCCGCCATGGCCCGCCGGAAACTGATGCCCGGGCGCATTCAGCTGTGGGGTCACCAGATCGCGGTGGACTGGGCGGAGCCGGAAATCGACGTCGATGAAGATGTCATGGAGACGGTGAAAATTCTCTACGTCAGGAATCTCATGATGGAGACCAGCGAGGAAACCATTAAGCAG GTGTTCAGTCAGTGGAACCCGGGCTGCGTGGAGCGAGTGAAGAAAATCCGCGACTACGCCTTCGTTCACTTTGCGTCCCGCGACGACGCCGTGCTGGCCATGGACCAACTGAACGGGACGGAGGTGGAGGGCTCCTGCGTCGAGGTCACGCTCGCCAAGCCGGTCGACAAAGAGCAGTACTCCCGCCAGAAGGCCTCCAAGGGGGTTTCCGCTGCTCCAGAAACTCCGCAGCAGAACTTTGTCTACCAGTGCGACCCTTACACTTTGGCCTACTACGGTTATCCCTACAGCACACTCGTCGGACCCAACAGGGACTACTTTGTCAAAG CAGGTACCGTGCGAGGTCGTGGTCGCGCCGCCACAGGTAACCGGACCCCCGGTCCTCGGGGCTCGTACCTGGGGGGTTACTCTGCCGGTCGTGGCATCTACAGCCGCTACCACGAGGGTAAGACCAAGCTGCCCGAAAAGTCCTATGAACTGATGCCCAGTCTGGAGCTCGCTGCCTCCGTCAACCCGGTTGCCATCAAACCAGGCACAA TGGCCTTGCCGACCCTGGCCGGCCAGTACCCGGTGTTCGGCGCCGCCCCCGCTGCCAAGCTGATGGAGGAGGGCAAGGTCCACGCGGTGGAGCATCTTCTTAACCCCCTGGCCATGCAACACCCCGAACACGCCGCGgctcccgccgccgccgtcctgcCGGTTTCCACTCCGCCGCCTTTTCAG GGTCGTCCGATCACTCCCGTCTACGCCGTGGCGCACAACGTGCCGCGCATCCAAGCGGCCGGCGGCCTGTACGGCGCGGGATACGTCCCCGTGGCGAACTACGCGGCCAACACGGCCGCTCTGGCCGCGCTGCAGAAGAACGCGACCTACGGAGGCTACGCCGGCTACGCCGTGCCGCAGGCCTTCCCGGCCGCGGCCTTCCAGTTGCCCGTGCACGACGTCTACCAGTACTGA